A genomic region of Gemmatimonadota bacterium contains the following coding sequences:
- a CDS encoding aminotransferase class III-fold pyridoxal phosphate-dependent enzyme, producing MDDVTFEAHRKAQPHAAELYSRALASLAGGVGHDLRRGHPLPLYMSRASGSRKWDEDGREYIDYGMGNAALLLGHAPPEVCRAMHDALDLGFHFGNDHPMQVEWAELIQRLVPCAERVRFVNSGSEGSMLALRVARAYTGKTKVLRFEGHFSGWHDGVGEHAPFGP from the coding sequence ATGGATGATGTAACCTTCGAGGCACATAGAAAGGCCCAGCCCCATGCCGCGGAACTGTATTCCCGGGCCCTGGCGTCGCTCGCCGGCGGCGTGGGGCACGACCTGCGCAGGGGCCATCCCCTGCCGCTGTACATGTCGCGGGCGTCGGGCTCCCGCAAGTGGGACGAGGACGGCCGGGAGTACATCGACTACGGCATGGGCAACGCCGCGCTGCTGCTGGGGCATGCGCCGCCGGAGGTGTGCCGGGCCATGCACGACGCCCTCGACCTCGGCTTCCATTTCGGCAACGACCACCCGATGCAGGTGGAATGGGCCGAACTGATACAGCGGCTGGTTCCCTGCGCGGAACGCGTACGGTTCGTGAACTCGGGGTCCGAAGGGAGCATGCTCGCCCTCCGCGTCGCCCGCGCATACACCGGCAAGACGAAGGTGTTGCGTTTCGAGGGCCATTTCAGCGGATGGCACGACGGGGTGGGCGAGCATGCTCCCTTCGGACC
- a CDS encoding aminotransferase class III-fold pyridoxal phosphate-dependent enzyme produces the protein VGKGAMIPFDEPVSAGIPQCVLDTIEVIPADLDRVAGLLEKDRDIAAVMLEPSGASWGTEPLTVAFNEGLRALTETHGVLLVYDEVITGFRYAPGGYQEYSGITPDMSFHGKIVAGGMPGGVVAGRADIMEVFDYTGDAQRDRYERVHHLGTFNANPVSTAAGIATLKRVATDLPHERANQLADRLRQGMDDILREERVAGYVYGDVSIFHVYLEAFPGSGASDRDQLITRDVNVLKGIPAPLVAAFQKMLLARGIDLVSYTGGVTSSAHTDEDIALTLDAFGEVIRALAREHMIATLK, from the coding sequence GGTGGGGAAGGGCGCGATGATCCCCTTCGACGAACCCGTCTCGGCAGGCATCCCCCAATGCGTGCTGGACACCATCGAAGTCATCCCGGCGGATCTCGACCGGGTCGCCGGCCTGCTGGAAAAAGACCGGGACATTGCCGCGGTCATGCTGGAGCCCTCCGGCGCCTCCTGGGGCACGGAACCCCTGACGGTGGCGTTCAACGAAGGGCTTCGAGCGTTGACGGAAACCCATGGCGTACTCCTGGTCTACGATGAAGTCATTACCGGTTTCCGCTACGCCCCCGGGGGCTACCAGGAGTACTCGGGGATCACGCCGGACATGAGTTTCCACGGCAAGATCGTGGCCGGCGGCATGCCGGGCGGCGTGGTCGCGGGCCGTGCCGACATCATGGAAGTCTTCGACTACACCGGGGACGCGCAACGGGACCGGTACGAACGGGTGCATCACCTGGGGACTTTCAACGCCAACCCGGTCTCCACCGCGGCCGGGATCGCCACCCTGAAACGAGTAGCCACCGATCTTCCCCACGAACGGGCAAACCAGCTGGCCGACCGCCTTCGTCAGGGCATGGATGACATCCTCCGCGAGGAACGCGTGGCGGGTTACGTCTACGGGGACGTGTCCATCTTCCACGTATACCTGGAGGCCTTCCCCGGAAGCGGCGCCTCCGACCGCGATCAACTGATTACCCGTGACGTGAACGTCCTGAAGGGGATCCCGGCTCCGCTCGTCGCCGCCTTCCAGAAGATGCTGCTCGCCCGGGGCATCGACCTGGTCTCCTACACGGGCGGGGTCACGTCCTCCGCCCATACCGACGAGGATATCGCCTTGACCCTCGATGCTTTCGGAGAAGTCATACGCGCCCTGGCGCGGGAGCACATGATCGCGACGCTGAAGTGA
- a CDS encoding PmoA family protein: protein MKLTLTSPRSRAAQLASIPAPGDCNAPILRLSSREGAILLAERDPLSPLYHAILPAMEAGEEGTWEAAEIDDAETACGIGYERREDQVEVSLEGAPFMTFHHGAGYPKPFINPILTPGGVNMLREPMPAYSDGEHPWQRGLTLMQGAINGVDCWGEFDRPGFGRTVQDEMSIRQGPLSLTIATGNTWYEGDRPLMSDRRWYRLFDTGRNAVVLDVLFTLIADHGPVTIGSTKEGGFLSIRVNPSMNASGDGKMRNAYGAGDETGCWSRRAHWMDYCGPVGNETAGFAVFDHPDNLRYPTAWHVRGYGLFAANCWMVWDDCHCAADTETTFRWRVVIHEGDTREAAIADRFLDYVDGPRANWDY from the coding sequence ATGAAATTGACCCTGACCTCGCCACGATCCAGAGCAGCCCAACTGGCCTCCATCCCGGCGCCCGGGGACTGTAACGCGCCGATCCTCCGCCTTTCCTCCCGAGAGGGCGCAATCCTTCTGGCCGAGCGGGACCCCCTGTCGCCGTTATATCATGCCATCCTGCCTGCCATGGAAGCGGGTGAGGAAGGGACCTGGGAAGCTGCCGAGATAGACGATGCGGAGACCGCCTGCGGGATAGGCTACGAACGCCGGGAAGACCAGGTGGAGGTGTCGCTGGAAGGAGCACCGTTCATGACCTTCCACCACGGCGCCGGCTACCCCAAGCCCTTCATCAATCCCATCCTGACACCCGGCGGGGTCAACATGCTCAGGGAGCCTATGCCGGCTTACAGCGACGGAGAGCATCCCTGGCAGCGGGGACTTACCCTCATGCAGGGCGCCATCAACGGGGTGGACTGCTGGGGGGAGTTTGACCGGCCCGGGTTCGGGCGGACCGTCCAGGACGAGATGTCCATCCGGCAAGGTCCCCTTTCGCTCACCATCGCCACGGGCAACACGTGGTACGAAGGAGACCGGCCCCTCATGTCCGACCGCCGGTGGTACCGCCTGTTCGACACCGGCCGCAACGCCGTTGTGCTGGACGTCCTCTTTACCCTGATCGCCGATCACGGCCCCGTTACGATCGGCTCCACGAAGGAAGGCGGATTCCTGAGCATCCGCGTCAACCCCTCCATGAACGCCTCGGGCGACGGCAAAATGCGCAACGCCTACGGCGCGGGCGATGAGACCGGGTGCTGGTCCCGGCGGGCCCACTGGATGGACTACTGTGGTCCGGTCGGTAATGAAACCGCCGGGTTCGCCGTGTTCGACCACCCGGACAATCTGCGATACCCCACGGCCTGGCACGTGCGGGGGTACGGACTGTTCGCCGCGAACTGCTGGATGGTCTGGGACGACTGCCACTGCGCCGCAGACACAGAAACCACATTCCGGTGGCGCGTCGTCATACACGAGGGCGATACGCGGGAGGCGGCCATAGCGGACCGCTTCCTGGATTACGTGGACGGACCGAGGGCGAACTGGGATTATTGA
- a CDS encoding MoxR family ATPase, with the protein MNEERQHDDDLRIVEELKEAGESIRKEISKVIIGQQDVIQQLLTVLLANGHALLIGVPGLAKTLLINTLSRTLDLKFSRIQFTPDLMPSDITGTEILEEDRTTGHREFKFIRGPIFANVILADEINRTPPKTQAALLQAMQEHEVTAAGESMKLDEPFFVLATQNPIEQEGTYPLPEAQLDRFMFSIYMDYPSRSEEIEIARSTTSVQEAVPEHILTGDDVKKLQQLVRRVPVADHVVEYAVSLARMTRPIEPDAPPFIRDRVSWGAGPRASQYLILGAKARAVLTGNYTPTPEDVRALALPVLRHRIVTNFNADADGVTADDIITQLIDEMKVS; encoded by the coding sequence ATGAATGAAGAACGGCAACACGACGACGATCTGAGGATCGTAGAGGAACTCAAAGAAGCGGGCGAAAGCATACGGAAGGAGATTTCCAAGGTCATCATCGGCCAGCAGGACGTAATTCAGCAACTCCTGACCGTCCTGCTGGCCAACGGTCACGCACTGCTGATCGGCGTCCCCGGACTGGCCAAGACTTTGCTGATCAACACGCTTTCCAGGACGCTCGACCTCAAGTTCAGCCGCATACAGTTCACGCCCGACCTGATGCCGTCCGACATCACGGGAACGGAAATCCTGGAAGAGGACCGTACGACCGGTCACCGGGAATTCAAGTTCATCCGCGGACCGATATTCGCAAACGTTATCCTGGCCGACGAGATCAACCGCACGCCGCCCAAGACCCAGGCGGCGCTGTTGCAGGCGATGCAGGAACACGAAGTGACGGCCGCGGGGGAATCCATGAAGCTCGACGAGCCGTTTTTCGTCCTGGCGACGCAGAATCCCATCGAGCAGGAAGGCACCTATCCCCTGCCGGAGGCCCAACTGGACCGCTTCATGTTCAGTATCTACATGGATTATCCGTCCCGCAGCGAAGAGATCGAAATTGCCCGGAGTACGACGAGCGTTCAGGAGGCCGTGCCGGAGCATATCCTGACGGGGGACGACGTAAAGAAACTGCAGCAACTGGTCCGAAGAGTGCCCGTGGCGGACCATGTCGTCGAATACGCCGTCTCACTGGCGCGCATGACCCGTCCTATCGAGCCGGACGCCCCACCGTTCATCCGGGACAGGGTCAGTTGGGGCGCCGGACCCCGGGCTTCCCAGTACCTGATCCTGGGCGCAAAGGCCCGGGCGGTGCTCACGGGAAACTACACGCCCACGCCGGAAGACGTGCGCGCCCTGGCCCTGCCGGTGCTGAGACACCGCATCGTGACCAATTTCAACGCGGACGCGGACGGCGTCACCGCCGATGACATCATCACGCAGTTGATAGATGAAATGAAGGTGTCCTAG
- a CDS encoding DUF58 domain-containing protein: MNTPDYRKYLDPMTVSRLARLDLKARLVVEGFIAGLHSSPYHGFSVEYAEHRQYMPGDPIKHIDWKVFAKSDRFYIKEYEEETNLKSYIFLDVSASMEYASNGISKLEYGRYLAAALTYLMLSQQDSVGLVLYDERIRQYVPPRSIRNHLHAILQRLHAAEPGSGTRSRATFHSLAERIKRRGLIIIISDLFDDPGDIVDSIRHFRHRKHEVIVFRLLDPAEKDFSFRHPARFRDMETGEEVYTHPHVIREAYLGDLKEQDALYTRVCRENAADYLSLDTGTPFDLALLTFLAKRAHLG, encoded by the coding sequence ATGAACACGCCCGACTATCGCAAGTACCTCGATCCGATGACCGTGTCCCGGCTCGCCCGGCTGGACCTCAAGGCGCGGCTGGTCGTGGAAGGGTTCATCGCCGGACTGCACAGCAGTCCCTACCATGGGTTCAGCGTCGAGTACGCGGAACACCGGCAATACATGCCCGGCGATCCCATCAAGCATATCGACTGGAAGGTCTTCGCCAAATCCGACCGGTTCTACATCAAGGAATACGAAGAAGAGACCAATCTGAAGTCCTATATCTTCCTGGACGTCAGCGCGTCGATGGAATACGCGTCCAACGGCATAAGCAAGCTGGAATACGGCAGGTACCTGGCGGCCGCCCTCACCTACCTCATGCTGAGCCAGCAGGACTCCGTCGGCCTGGTGCTGTACGACGAGCGCATACGGCAATACGTTCCCCCGCGGTCGATCCGCAACCACCTGCACGCCATTCTACAGCGGCTGCACGCCGCGGAACCCGGGTCCGGAACGCGAAGCCGGGCGACGTTTCACTCGCTGGCGGAGCGGATTAAGCGTCGCGGGCTGATCATTATTATTTCCGACCTGTTCGACGACCCGGGAGACATCGTCGACAGCATCCGGCATTTCCGCCATCGAAAACATGAAGTGATCGTATTTCGCCTGCTCGATCCCGCCGAGAAGGACTTTTCCTTTCGGCACCCCGCCCGTTTCCGCGACATGGAGACCGGGGAGGAGGTATACACCCACCCGCACGTTATCCGTGAAGCCTACCTGGGCGACCTGAAGGAACAGGACGCGTTGTATACCCGCGTCTGCCGGGAGAACGCGGCGGACTACCTCAGCCTGGACACCGGCACGCCCTTCGATCTCGCACTCTTG